In the genome of Tachysurus vachellii isolate PV-2020 chromosome 9, HZAU_Pvac_v1, whole genome shotgun sequence, one region contains:
- the trhr2 gene encoding thyrotropin releasing hormone receptor 2, which translates to MAENMSSKMESSSVSNISLLGQGDSVSKSVEYKTISVFLVVLVCGVGIVGNIMVVLVVLTTRHMRTPTNCYLVSLAVADLTVLVAAGLPNISESLMATWVYGQAGCLGITYLQYLGINVSSCSITAFTVERYIAICHPMRAHTVCTVSRAKRIIAGVWAFTCIYCMLWLFLVDIQVNSDGRVQCGYRVSRDLYLPIYLIDFTIFYVIPLLLAIILYGLIARILYLNPLSHPPDSGTIAAPTLRRSCKEPVDASKGGRQGRPKSAPSSRKQVTKMLAVVVVLFALLWMPYRTLVLINSFVSTPYLDAWFLLFCRTCIYANSAINPVVYNLMSQKFRSAFRGLYRCQQLVSHQRSPSSVQTSYTVARDPRSTHFSNGTKETVERISCTNANQQPSMECPLSQKKESTEIAGIDNMDKLQEKTDETDTVKDQGDIAEFVLKNERKAIKKEDNGPGLENKSDSQFTDIRKDMENCNNVNNDTTPDITHSKAVKAVAASDEMKPALEQNATELLHSML; encoded by the exons atggcagaaaacaTGAGCTCCAAGATGGAGAGTAGCTCCGTGTCCAACATCTCCCTGCTGGGCCAGGGAGACTCTGTGTCCAAATCAGTGGAGTATAAGACCATATCAGTGTTTTTGGTGGTTCTGGTATGCGGTGTGGGAATTGTTGGCAACATCATGGTGGTCCTGGTGGTCCTTACTACACGACACATGCGGACACCTACCAACTGCTACTTGGTGAGCCTTGCTGTGGCTGACCTGACGGTGCTGGTGGCGGCTGGGCTGCCCAACATCTCTGAAAGCCTCATGGCCACATGGGTATATGGGCAAGCCGGCTGTCTGGGCATTACCTACCTCCAATACCTTGGCATCAACGTGTCTTCCTGCTCCATCACAGCATTCACAGTGGAGAG aTACATAGCCATCTGTCACCCAATGAGGGCtcatacagtgtgtacagtctCTAGGGCCAAGCGCATCATTGCAGGGGTGTGGGCCTTCACCTGCATCTATTGCATGCTTTGGCTCTTTCTGGTGGACATCCAAGTGAACAGCGATGGACGCGTCCAGTGTGGGTATCGCGTCTCCCGAGACCTCTATCTGCCCATCTACCTCATTGATTTCACCATTTTTTATGTCATTCCACTGCTGCTAGCTATCATCCTGTATGGCCTCATTGCACGAATCCTCTACCTGAACCCACTGTCCCACCCACCGGATTCAGGCACCATCGCAGCCCCCACGCTCAGAAGAAGCTGCAAAGAGCCTGTGGATGCAAGCAAAGGAGGTCGTCAAGGACGACCAAAAAGTGCACCCTCATCtcggaaacag GTCACCAAGATGCTTGCTGTGGTGGTGGTCCTTTTTGCCCTGCTGTGGATGCCATACAGAACCTTGGTGTTAATCAACTCTTTTGTCAGCACCCCATACCTGGACGCCTGGTTCTTGCTTTTCTGTAGGACATGCATCTACGCCAACAGTGCTATCAATCCCGTAGTTTACAACCTGATGTCTCAAAAGTTCCGCTCTGCATTCCGTGGCCTGTACCGGTGCCAGCAATTAGTCAGTCACCAGCGAAGCCCGTCTTCTGTCCAGACCAGTTACACTGTAGCTAGAGATCCTCGAAGCACTCACTTCAGCAATGGTACCAAGGAAACTGTCGAGAGAATCAGCTGCACCAATGCTAACCAGCAACCAAGCATGGAATGCCCCCTGAGTCAAAAGAAAGAATCTACAGAGATTGCCGGTATTGACAACATGGATAAGCTACAAGAAAAGACAGATGAAACTGACACAGTCAAGGATCAAGGCGATATTGCAGAATTTGTCTTAAAAAACGAaagaaaagcaattaaaaaagaagATAATGGTCCTGGCTTGGAGAACAAGAGTGATAGCCAATTCACTGATATAAGAAAAGATATGGAAAACTGTAATAATGTTAACAATGACACCACTCCAGACATTACCCATTCTAAAGCAGTGAAGGCTGTGGCAGCCTCTGATGAGATGAAGCCTGCACTTGAGCAAAATGCTACTGAATTGCTGCACAGCATGTTGTAA